In the genome of Bremerella sp. JC817, one region contains:
- a CDS encoding DUF1990 domain-containing protein: protein MFHFSSPDANTVEHFLARQRQHKFTYCHQGKTATTPPSGFQVDHTRVKLGHGIEAFRQAKEALGKWQQFDLGWVSAKPHQTAIREGETVCIVGKAVGMYWMNACRIVYVIDDTLHTPRFGFAYGTLPAHLKAGEERFLVEMDSNGDVWYDILAFSRNKRWMVWLIHPYMRKLQKQFGRDSAARMKQLVADKLQHAA from the coding sequence AACATTTCCTGGCGCGGCAGCGTCAGCATAAGTTCACGTATTGCCATCAAGGGAAGACCGCCACGACTCCGCCCAGCGGTTTCCAGGTCGATCATACCCGGGTCAAGCTGGGGCATGGCATCGAGGCCTTCCGTCAGGCGAAAGAAGCGTTAGGGAAATGGCAACAATTTGACCTTGGGTGGGTTTCTGCCAAACCCCACCAAACGGCCATTCGCGAGGGGGAAACTGTCTGCATCGTCGGCAAAGCGGTCGGCATGTATTGGATGAATGCCTGCCGGATTGTATACGTCATCGACGATACCTTGCACACTCCTCGATTCGGCTTCGCTTACGGAACACTTCCAGCACATTTGAAGGCGGGGGAAGAACGCTTTCTGGTCGAAATGGATTCCAACGGGGATGTCTGGTACGACATCCTGGCGTTTTCTCGCAACAAACGCTGGATGGTTTGGCTGATTCATCCCTACATGCGAAAGCTGCAGAAACAGTTTGGCCGCGATTCGGCAGCCCGGATGAAACAACTGGTCGCCGACAAATTGCAGCACGCTGCATGA